Below is a genomic region from Odocoileus virginianus isolate 20LAN1187 ecotype Illinois chromosome 30, Ovbor_1.2, whole genome shotgun sequence.
agccccctccctccaggaaaaggaaatgtgaaatgaAATCATAGTGAGATGATTCAGGCACAGATCAGCCTCAGGTGCCTTCTGGGGCCCGTGGCCTCCTTAAAGCGTATTGTcagaggcagaggaaggggacTGGGTTTGCAGAGCTGCTTCACAGATGCATGAGGCAGAGGCCAGACAGACCGAAGATGGGGAATGAAGCAGGCAGGTGAGGAGACAGCGAGGCCGGCCTCCCCTCTGCCACCCGTCTCTGTGCCTCACTGCCTTTCCAGAGGCTGGTGGTGGGGTGGCATTAGCTGAGGACTAGGCCTAAACTCTGCCCCGCCAGGAGCCGGAGGAACGTGGTCACACCAGCTCCATACCTGCCAGGTTCccctcctggggctgggggtAGTCAGATGAGGGAGGCGAGGGAAGAACCCGTTCCCAGAGATGGACAATGCCCCTTGACACTGAACATGGAGCAGCGATTAGGAGAAGGACCTGGTTCTCCAGGGCAGGCAGAGACCTGGCTGAGcctggcaggggcgggggggggggggggggggtaggtgAGGGGGGCCAGCCATCGGCAGGCCTATCCCCGCCCCGTTGGTGCCTGGCCAGGTGGTCAGTCTGAGGGGCCCCTGCATGACTGACAGTCCTTCATGTCCTCAGAGTAGTTCTCGATCTGGATGGTCATGGTGTGGAAGTGGAACGTCTCCTGCAGGCGGTTGCTGGCTGCCTTCAGCACAGCCTGGGCATCTGCGTTCTCAGCTGGGGGCCGAAAAGACATGTggcgggggagaggggaggcacCAGAGAACCAATTACTCACTCTTGGGCCCTTAGGAGTGAGTAGAAGGCAAGTCTCAAATCCTATCCCCAGCAGAACAAGATAGGGGGCTGTGAACATCAAGAAACCCCCAGACTCACTCCTGTACCAGGCAACCCTCTGGTTCCCCCACCTGGCACATACAACCCTGAAAGAGCCGGAAAAGCTCTGGCTTTAAGGCTCGGAGTCTttcctctgccacttactagctgtaaaAGCCAGGGCCAGTGCCTTTAGCACCTCCCACCccgcctcagtttcttcatctataaatgggACATTGatgatcaaataaataaaaggtgcCCAGTACTCAGCATGGGGTCAGCTCCAAAGCACTGGCACTGTGGGCACCAGGCATCATCTGGACCCATCGGGCGGGGATGGCCCGGGTCCCCGGCTGCCTCTCCCGCACCCACCCTGAGTGCCTCCGCCACTCACCGATGGCGATGTGGACAGACAGGATAGGCTGGGCCATGGTCAGCGCCCAGATGTGCAGGCTGTGCAAGGCTTCCACGccctccatggacagcagcagatTCCGCACGGCTGTGAAGTCCACGCCCTTGGGGGTCCCTGAGGACGACAGGGACAGGGGCTGAAGGACAGGGCTCCCTCCTACCCACGCTGCTTCCTGCTCCTCGCACGGCGCCTCATTCAGACCTCCTTGGCCAGCAGAGCTGAGGTTGCCCCTGCCCCCCGAAACGAGCCCCATCGTGTCACCCTGTTGTATTTTCCTCCTCACACTTGACACTGTCAGAAATGATCTTATTTGTTAGTTTCTTGCTATCTCCCTGTCTCAGATGGAAACTCTATATGCGAGCAGGACAACTGTTTGGTTTATCACCCTATTCTCAGTGTCTCTTCCCCTAGTATATGCTtgatataaaaattgttttaagataAAGAAGGCAACCCAGGGCTCCCTGCACCCCCATGGGGCATCCTTGTCATCACTTTTATCTGGGTCCATCACTTGGAGAAAATGCTCTGACCTGCAGCTGAACACTCAGGCTGACCCCAAACCAGGACCCAGACTGATTCCAATAACAGAGACGTATGGCCCCAGACCCAGAGCACCAGAAAGCCAGGTAAGTAGGTGTTGTAACTTGGGGTAGACCATTCGCTACCACTAAGCACCCCTCAAAGCCCTGCCACGTCTTCCCGAGGCGGGAGCACCTCAGGAAAGAAGGCCTGAGCTGGAGTGGATTCAGTAGTCTTTCTTGTCCAGCTCCGACTATCTTTTTCTCATCCTCAGTCTGGCCCCGCAGCACTGTGCAATGAGAAGCATAATCCTCACCCCAAAAGGGAAGGCAAGTGGAGACTCAGGAAGCATATGAGGAAGGGCAGGAGGGCCAGGTGCTAAAGACATACTTGGAAGCCCCCAGACTTGGCAGTGAGGACACATCCCAGCAGGGAGGAGGCACCCTTGGGGTAGGGGGATGGAAAGGACGATCCAGGGGACATTTCCGGAACAACCACACCAGAGGACCCTGCTCAATGTCAAGATTAGTCTGGGCCCCAGGAGGTTCTCCAGACCTTGCCCCCCCCCATGTGCTGTgatgcacccccccccccacacacacacaatgcatggtcagtcatgtctgactctttgtgaccccattgactgtagcccgccagcctcctctatccatgggatttcccaggcaagaatactggagtgggttgccagctcctcctccaggggaaccttcccaacccagggatcaaactggtgtctgctcgattggcaggcagattctttgcccctgagtcacctgggaagcccacatatacacAGACTCGAGCTTATCTTAGCACTggaaaataaagagcaaaaaGGGAGCCCCAAGCTCAGGTTACCTTCCATCAGCACCAGGATCACATCTCTCAGGACGGTCAAGGTTGTCCCCACGACGaggatggagaagaggaaggTGCAGATGGGGTCTATAAACTTGTACTCTGGCTACAAGGAAAGAGAGGCAGAGCTGAGGGTCACCAGCCAACACTTCagccttccttctcccctcccacccagtaGTGAGTCAGGGAGAAGGGCTTTTTCTGCAGGGTGGGCACGAGCTTCACCCCGACCCTGCCGTCCAGTTCTCTGCCTTTTATTCTGTGTCCAGAAGGACAGGCAGGACATACCACAGTTCAGGATAAGACACCatgcctccccacccctccctgcccaaGGGGCTAAGCCACAGACAGAGCTAAGTGGAATCTTAGGCACCATCTGGCCCAACATCCCAGCTTTATAGGTGGGGTAACAGAGGCTCAATTAGAGCAAGGGACTCCTCTACATCATGCAGCTAGCAAGGGATGATCTAAGTTTCAAACCCAATGCTGGGCTCTTTCCATTACACCCCACTGCCTCTATGTAATGGGCAATGCCCAGGCTTCAGCAACCTACAGTCCAGGATTTGAATCTGACTCTACAACTTACCAGCTAAGTGATGCTGTGCAAGTCATTGAGCCTTTCTGGGCAGCAGAAAACACCACCACCTCCCTTCAGGGTTCTCATCAAGATCAGAAGCGCTAATGCTTCGTGGGTATTGGGTAAATgtttcttccctctcccaccctctgcctggagctgggagggagCTAGAACTGGAAAGGGTCCTGCGCAGAGAGAAGCTCCCAGGTGACCTACACTCCCTCCCCTACTTCCCCCTGTCCCCAGCTCTAACCTTGAAGTATAAAATAAAGGCTGCCACCAAAACACCCAAGCTCTGCAGAAAGTCTCCAATGACGTGGATAAAGGCAGCTCggacactggggcttccctgctccTGGCTGGCGTTGTGGCCGTGCTCGGGATTGTGGCTGTGTCCATGGCCAGACTGGTGAAGAATCAACCCCATTCTATGGGAGTGGAGACAAGGCCCAGGGGCTTGCTGAGGGAGCAGATGGAAGCTTCAAATTTGGCTAGGCAGAGGCCCCCATCAGAACTAACCTCCCTGTGGGGGTCAAaatcccagcccccacccaagACTGCATGCTCCCTTTGGCCACAGAAGGAGCCCAACGAATGTGGCCTTGGTTCAGAGTTTTGCCAATGGGAGGAGGGGCTCAGCTCCATCCAATGCCAGGCTGAACCTGGGCACAAAGCTGCCCCAGTGTCAAACCTCAGAGCAGAAGGGCGCTACAGAGGAGATCAAGTTCCCTCCAGCATGTCACAGAGGgtgaagctgaggcccagagagggaagtgGCTTGCCCAAGGCCACTGGGCAAGGGGGAGAGAACCCAGAATAGACACCCCTGCTCTACACAACTTACGTCTCGATGAGACCAACTTCAGGCACATCAGATTGAAACGGGCTTTGAGATTCTGTCCCTAGGGACCCCTGCTCCTGTAAGCACTAGACTCACCCCTCCCCACAACAGGTAGGAAGCCTGTCTCTGGTTATTCACTACACATCTAGGGTGGGGACTTGATGTCGCCCCAGGTTTACAGTTTCTGATGGCCTGGCCCTAGGCCTCAGGCAGGACCTAGGTGTTCCAGGTGCCAGAGCTCAGACCACGAGGGAGATTCTGATCCTGCAGCCATCCTGGTGTGAGGCATGGCCCCCTCCTAACAAGAGCAGGCCTGTAGGTATGCCTGTGAGGAGGGGGAGGGTTCACAGGGACCCCAGGCCACACTCACATGATGTTCATGACCACAGCACAGCCCGACGTGATCAGCATAGTCTCCTTCTCAATCTCATAGTGTCCAGAGATCAGCCGTTCCACCGCCAAGTACAGCAACACCCCCGTCATGACCCAGATGGACAGCATAGAGAGCAGGGCACCCAGGATCTCTGAGGAAGAACCCGGCCCCCAATACCAATCTTAGCATGGGGCCCTGAGGCTAAGGagcccctcctctcccttcccacaAAATCTGAGCCTGGGTCTGATTGTAGGTATGACTCTGCTGGAGGTACCATGGCTGGCACCTCACCCCACCACTCATACATCTGAAAAGGTTAGAGCTAGAAGAAACCCAAGACATCATCTGGGGCAACTTTTTCTGTTGAAGCTGACTCATTGCTCATCTGGCAAACTGAGGCTCTGAAGAACAGAGGCTGGGCCATCTCCCACCAAGAAGAGAATGAGAATGCAGCCCAGAGATGAACTTCAGAAAGCTTTCCTGACCTGTCCCTCCCCGCTAAAGCCGATCCATGGCGTTATGTGCAAAGTGAACACCACCatcatttattcttaaataaataaaatttatcctCTTAGGAAGGTGGACTTTCCTTCCCTGCAGGGTGGGAACTCCCAGAGGACAGGGGACCAGGGTTCCCCCATCAGACTGGAAGCTCTCAAAGGACAAAAGTCATGGTTGACATCCTCTTCCCCCACCCAAGTCACCCTCCTGGTTTTACTCAGGGACCCAATGCACTCACCTAAGAACTTTCATCTTaacccaccccctcctcccccaactccACCCCCCATCCCAATCAGGGCCCTCACCAGCTCGATGCCAACCAAAGTTCATGGTCTTGGTGGCTGGCCGGGAAGACATCCACAGGGAGAAGAGGCTGATAAGCAAGCTGGCAAAGTCAGTGAACATATGGGCTGCATCTGTCATGATCGCCAAGCTATGTGCCAGGTACCCACCTGCAGAGCCAAGAGGAGGGAGGGTCCTTATCGGCTCCCCAAGGAGCCAGTTTCCCAGAGTGTGTGCGCAGCAGGGAAACCATGAGCtctagagaaagacaaaggattCCAGATCTCTCCACCATTAGCTATGTAACCATGAACAAGTGACTTCCTTTCTCCGAGCCTCAACcagcatctgtgaaatgggattaGCAAAATCTACTTAGAGGATGAACGTGAAAATTGAGTTCAAATTGGGCCTGGAGGGGAATACCGCCGCGGTCCAGTGGTTCGAACTCCCCACTTTCATTGCACCCTtggctcgggttcaatccctggtcagaaatcTAAGATTCCACAAACCGTGCAGGGTGGccaacacaaccaaaaacaaaaaaaaaaaaaatgggcttgGAAAGTATTGTAGGCACTCAATTAATGCTCTTTTCTTTTAGCATTCAGGTCTTTCCTGACCTACTAGTTGTACGTaacctcaggcaagttatttaactttgtgATGCCTCAGTTGCATCATAAAAATGAGACTATCGGGACCCATGACAGCAcaaggctgttgtgaggattgcATGAGATAGTGTGCGTGTAAGAGGTTCAGCATGGTGTGAGTGTGTgacagctgctcagtcatgtctgactctttgcaatcccatggactgtagtctgccaggctcctctgttcatgggattctcaggcaagaatactggagtgggttgccatttccttctccaggggatcttcccgacccagggatggaaccctggtctcccgcactgcaggcagcctctttactgtctgagccaccaagggagacCTACTATTAGCCTGGCAAGCATACAGTAAACGGGGCTGTTGGTATTAATGCTACAGGAACATTCAGGAGAAAAGCCTTAGGGATCATCCAGACTACCCATGTGCCAACTTCATGCAATTAGCCCAGACTCCTTACCAATGACTTCCCCAATCATGAACAACAGGCAGAAGGCAGAAGCCACACAGAGCTGCCGCCAGGCCCTCTTCTTGGGGTCGCAGTGACTGCCAGGACCCTTCTGGGAATGGCAGTAATGGCTGCTCTGCGGAGCTGGCTCAGTGGGTTGCAAGGCTAGGCCAGGTGAAGATGACGGAGGGATGCCGCTGGTCCCATCCTCCCACAGAGTTGTGTAAGTCCTGTCCAGAGAGAAAGGGTGAGGGATGAGATGGGAGCAAAGAGGGCTGACTCTAGTTTTACCTCTCTGCGCATTCCCCTGTGCCCGTTTGGAAAAAGAGTTAAGGACATACTCCAAGCTCGACAGACTCTAAGATGTGACCAGAAGCCCCTCCTTGCAGGAGGGTGCTGGAGAATGACCATTCTGGAGTCTTGGCTCCGTGTGTTTTCTCCTCCTTCATCCCTCCCAGGGCTTGGAGGAGGTAAAGACCTTGGGAACAAGCCGGGGGGGCTGGGCTGGACCGGTCCAGTGGAGTGCGGATAAGGATCAGAGCTCATGCTCAGGGAAGACAGCAGCTCGCCCCTTCGCAAGGACTCGGAGACACCGGGCTTACCAGGGCGGGGCGGTCCCTGGGCTAAGAGCAAGCCCCGGGGTGGAGCTCCAGGCATGCACTCTCCCACGAACCCGCAGGGGTCAGGATCTGTGCTCTGCGGCGAGGAAGGACTGGTCCCTGTGCTCAGCCTCAATTTCCCctttcctccacctccctcccacccctcctgtcggggcggggggcgggggtcccAAGTCGAGAGGTCGCCAAAACCAACCACTGCCAGGATGGCAGACGGGGAGGTGTGGCTGAGGTCACTGaaattccctcccctccccaggttcTCCTTACCCGACTGCAAGCCTGGAGTCCAACAGATGCATCCTCTCGCCCGCTTTCATGCGGCCCCGCGCGCCCTGCTACGTGCTCCCTGGAGTTGCGCGCTGGTCTTTCCCGCGGCGAGCGCTCACCTGGCACCAGAGCCTTGCGCGCAGCTCCCGCCTGGACCGCGCCGGGGCCGCTGAGGGGTCGTCCGGCTGTCTCTACCGCTGCTGCCCCCACGACGCCAGCAGCTGCGCGCCGCGCCGGCTGGCTTTATCAAGTCCCCGCTTCTCCGTGTGAAGCGGCGCGTCGTGCGCAAAAGCCCgcagggaagggggagggtgTAGCTGGCTGCAAAGGGCCCCGGCGCTGACCCCAGCACCGGGTCCCGGGAGCCCGAGGAGCCCGCCTGGCCTGCGTCGAAAAGCCTAACCGCCTCCgcccagccctgctgctgctcGCTGTTTCTGCCTCCACTGCGCCCACTTGCCCCCCGCGCGGGGCTGGCTGACTCCTGCCGGGAAGTTCTCGGGACACCGGCTTTTGAAATCGGCTTTGAGTCGCCTAAGAGCAGGAATGTGGCTCCTAGACTCAGAATAAAGGGCTCCTGAGGCTGGGGTTGTTGTCTTCCTCCTCGGGAAACCCGTGATCGGTTTTCACCCTCCGGCTGCAGACGTCCGAGGCCTCCCAAGTTCTGCGCAGGCTAGGGGGCTCCCGGGGGCGGGATGTGCCTGCACTCAGTCTGGGACGGTAGCCTTCCTGACCGACCCATCGTCGTCGCTCTAGCAGCACCAGTTCCTCCCCTTCTAGGGCTCTGATTAAAATCTGGGGTGACCGGCTGTATCTCCACCGCTACATGGAGCAGGGTCGCGCTTCAGCCCGGTCGCCATCTGGACTGAGCTGACACCGCCACCAGCACACCATCTATTCTCCACTGCCCCGCGGCAGCTCCCAGGAGCCATGCGTGGTGTTCGGCCGAAAGAAGCCAGCTAGCTCTTCCTGCCGGGGTCCAGTGGGTTTGGATGTGCGTTTTGTGCGGGTCTCAGTTTATCGATGGAGTTGAAGTTTCAAACTGCCCCAGGCTCAGCTCAGATTAATCTTATAATTTACTTGAGGGCAAAATgtgtatgctttaaaaaaaaaaaaaagtgttttctatTGTCCCTCTTGTTCCCTTAAATGGAAAGTACATGGTAAATACAGGAAGATTAACATATTGGATCCAGACACgtttattcattttacaaaagctTTTATGCCAGAATTCCCTTAAATTAATACTTTCCTAGTACTCATTTTAATTGATTTGGAAGAGTTTAATTAGTCAAGACAGTGATATACTGAAAAGCAGCTCCATTTGTATTCTATACCTGTCTCCTTCAGAGATCCCCAAAAGTCCTATACTAATGACCTAGCAGTTCAGACACCTCAgcaattttattctaaaaatgtagATATCCCTACAaagaagtcttcccaggtggcgctagaggtaaaccacccgcctgccaatgaaggagagagaagagatttaggtttgatccctgggtggggaagagcccctggagggggtcatggcaacctactccagtattcttgactggagaatctcatggagagagaagtctggtgggctatagtccatgggattgcaaagagccaaacacgactgaagcgacttagcacacacaggtgGTTAAAATACACATGTAATGAAAATTTGTTAATGGCCTCAGATTCTTGGGTCTTGttttttccagcaaaaaaaaaaaaaaatagctcataTATATTCTGGCTCCTCCCTCACCTCTTTGGAGCTGTTCCTTTGTAAGGtcaccaaataaaacttaactcacaccTTTTCTGtcatgcatttttttcctgtcagcacctacgtgtgtgtgtgttagtcacttagtcatgtccaactctttgcaacctcatggactgtagtccaccaagctcctctgtcctcagaattctccaggcaagcatactggaacaggttgccatttccttctccagggaatcttaccaacccagggatcgaacctgggtttcctgcatttcgGGAAAGCATCctgcagatgctttaccatctaagccaccagggaagcccatcaacaTTTCACAAGGAATCTGGTTCTGTAGGTCTGGGAAGGGGGTCTGggaatctatatattttttaaactcttgtgTTTAATTCTATCATGaaattattgttctttttaatggtatgttcttgttgttcagtcgcccattcgtgtccaattctttgtgaccccatggactgcagcacaccaggcctccttgtccctcaccatctcccaagtttgcccaagttcatgtccattgcatcagtgatgccgtccagccttATCAccctctgatgctctcttctccttcagccctcaatttttcccagcatcagggacttttccaacgagtcagctgttcgcataaGATGACCAAAacagtggagcttcagcttcagttcttccaacgaatattcagggttgatttcccttaaggttgactgatttgatcttctcgctgtccaggggattttcaggagccttggggcttccctggtggcttagagggtaaagcatcagcctgcaacgcaggagacccgggttcaatccctgagtcgggaagattcccctggagaaagaaatggcaacccactctagtactcttgcctggaaaatcccatggacggaggagcctgggaggctgcagtccatggggtcccaaagagtcggagacgacagagcgacttcactttctccaacaccacagttcaaaggcatcaattctttggcactctgccttctttacggtccagctctcacaactatacgtgaccactgggaagaccatagccttgactatacagacctttgtcggcagggtaatgtctctgcttttcagcacagtctaagtttgtcatagctttcctgccaacaAGCAgtcatctgatttcatggctacagtcacgaTCCGCAGTGATCTTAGAGACCAAGAACAGGAaatttgtcactacttccaccttttcctcttctctttgccatgaagtaatggggccagataccatgatcttagttttctttttttaatatttaattttaagccagttctttcactctccttcaccctcatcaagaggctctttagttctctttagaaagttctttgctttctgccattagagtggtattgtgcacatatctgaggttgttgatgtttctctcacctatcttgactccagcttgtaactcatccatcctggcatttctcatgatgtgctcagtgtgcagattaaacaaacagggtggcagcagacagccctgtcatacccctttctcaatcttgaaccaatcagtttttCCATAcaggattctaactgttgcttcttggcccgcatacaggtttcttaagaaacaggtgagatggtctggtagtTTCATTACTCGAacagctttccacagtttattatgatatgcacagtcaaaggctttagcgtaacTGATgtaacagaggtagatgttttcctggaattccctagctttctctgtgatccagtgaatgttggcaatttgacctctggctcctcttccttttctaaagccagcttggacatctggaagttgttggttcacataatgcttaagtctagcatgcaagattttaagtgTGACcttacttatggcagaaagtgaagaggaactaaaaagcctcttgatgaaagtaaaagaggagagtgaaaaagttggcttaaagcttaacattcagaaaactaagatcatggcatctggtcccatcacctcatgggaaatagatggggagacagtggaaacagtgtcagactttattttggggggctccaaaatcactgcagatggtgactgcagccttgaaattaaaagacgcttactccttggaaggaaagttatgaccaacctagatagcacattaaaaagcaaagacattactttgccaacaaaggcccgcctagtcaagactatggtttttccattggtcatgtgtggatgtgagagttggactataaagaaagctgagcgccgaaaaattgatgcttttaaactatggtgttagagaagactcttgagagtcccttggactgcaagcagatccagccagtccatcctgaagatcagtcctgggtgttcactggaaggactgatgctgaagctgagactccaatactttggccacctcatgcgaagagttgact
It encodes:
- the SLC30A2 gene encoding proton-coupled zinc antiporter SLC30A2; this translates as MKAGERMHLLDSRLAVGTYTTLWEDGTSGIPPSSSPGLALQPTEPAPQSSHYCHSQKGPGSHCDPKKRAWRQLCVASAFCLLFMIGEVIGGYLAHSLAIMTDAAHMFTDFASLLISLFSLWMSSRPATKTMNFGWHRAEILGALLSMLSIWVMTGVLLYLAVERLISGHYEIEKETMLITSGCAVVMNIIMGLILHQSGHGHSHNPEHGHNASQEQGSPSVRAAFIHVIGDFLQSLGVLVAAFILYFKPEYKFIDPICTFLFSILVVGTTLTVLRDVILVLMEGTPKGVDFTAVRNLLLSMEGVEALHSLHIWALTMAQPILSVHIAIAENADAQAVLKAASNRLQETFHFHTMTIQIENYSEDMKDCQSCRGPSD